Proteins encoded within one genomic window of Polaribacter sp. NJDZ03:
- a CDS encoding DUF6327 family protein, with protein MKTYRSFEEIEIDLKQLSLEKQIALEQLKIVKSDFEESLKPMNIISNGLSFFGKFGTLMFIKKIFK; from the coding sequence ATGAAAACATATAGAAGTTTTGAAGAAATAGAAATAGATTTAAAGCAGTTGTCTCTAGAAAAACAAATAGCTTTAGAACAACTTAAAATAGTGAAAAGTGATTTTGAAGAAAGTTTAAAACCGATGAACATAATAAGTAACGGACTTAGCTTTTTTGGTAAGTTTGGTACTTTAATGTTTATAAAGAAAATTTTTAAATAG
- a CDS encoding AraC family transcriptional regulator, giving the protein MIEIEIIADSDKDLLEQIAIKIGGSVNSNWSENVLTINNENAIGTIRFIPFDWGVNLLDFDLKLHKEFIFKIQAVPEFNPLRFMYPSFGSFKHRFGIDNKESKIDQFQSLIFTNKTDGYNYIHLPKNEKVEINLIEIVRKKFLKKRTTNVSTLNEKLYEVFVDTDHDHRFINYGTLNLKMADIITQIKNVKGKGMLRILKIEARVYEVLSLHIQQHNRLLEGVTLPKSLAKDELKIVRKLGKTIVKNPAKNYTLEDLSLDSGLTQAKLQDGFKFLYNRTVTEYIRHIRLESSRDLLKNTDLNISQIVYSIGFSSRSYFSKIFREKYGITPNSFKKKLLTVV; this is encoded by the coding sequence ATGATTGAGATTGAAATAATTGCTGATAGTGACAAAGATTTACTTGAGCAAATTGCTATAAAAATAGGAGGTTCTGTTAATAGTAATTGGAGTGAAAATGTACTTACAATTAATAATGAAAACGCTATTGGAACTATTCGTTTTATACCTTTCGATTGGGGTGTAAACTTGTTAGATTTTGATCTAAAACTACACAAAGAATTTATTTTTAAAATTCAAGCAGTTCCAGAATTTAATCCTCTTCGATTTATGTACCCTTCATTTGGTTCTTTTAAACACCGATTTGGCATTGATAATAAGGAAAGTAAAATAGACCAATTTCAATCCTTAATTTTCACCAATAAAACAGATGGTTATAATTATATCCATTTACCTAAGAATGAAAAAGTAGAAATTAATCTTATAGAGATTGTTAGAAAGAAATTTTTAAAAAAAAGAACTACAAACGTTTCTACATTAAATGAAAAATTATACGAAGTTTTTGTAGATACCGATCATGATCATAGATTTATAAATTACGGTACTCTTAATTTAAAAATGGCTGACATTATTACGCAAATAAAAAATGTAAAGGGAAAAGGAATGCTGCGTATTCTAAAAATTGAAGCGAGAGTTTATGAAGTATTATCTTTACATATTCAACAACACAATAGACTTCTAGAAGGTGTTACTTTACCTAAGTCTCTTGCCAAGGATGAGTTAAAAATTGTGCGTAAACTAGGTAAAACAATTGTAAAAAATCCTGCTAAAAATTACACTCTAGAAGATCTTTCATTAGATTCTGGATTAACACAAGCCAAACTACAAGATGGTTTTAAGTTTTTATACAATAGAACTGTTACAGAATATATAAGACATATTCGCTTAGAGTCTTCAAGAGATCTTTTAAAAAACACAGATTTAAATATATCTCAAATTGTTTACAGTATTGGTTTTAGTAGTAGGAGTTACTTTTCTAAAATTTTTAGAGAAAAGTATGGTATTACCCCAAACAGTTTTAAGAAAAAACTGTTAACAGTGGTTTAG
- a CDS encoding DUF1328 family protein, producing the protein MLRWTVTFIIIALIAGVLGFGGIAGAAAGIAKIIFVIFIILFLISLITGRKKV; encoded by the coding sequence ATGTTACGTTGGACAGTCACTTTTATAATAATCGCATTAATAGCAGGTGTTTTAGGATTTGGAGGAATTGCAGGAGCTGCAGCAGGAATAGCTAAAATTATTTTTGTAATCTTCATTATTCTTTTCTTAATATCTTTAATTACAGGAAGAAAAAAAGTATAA
- a CDS encoding sodium-translocating pyrophosphatase, whose translation MESMMIYMPIAMAIIGLIYMWIKQNWVMKQDAGDGKMKEISDYIHEGALAFLNAEYKLLAIFVVIVSIALTAVSFMVPTTHILIVVSFIFGAFFSAFAGNIGMRIATKTNVRTTQAAKTSLPNALKISFGGGTVMGLGVASLAVLGLTVFFIIFYNYFMGGAEETFSVDKMTIVLETLAGFSLGAESIALFARVGGGIYTKAADVGADLVGKVEAGIPEDDPRNPATIADNVGDNVGDVAGMGADLFGSYVATVLAAMVLGNYIIEVNDIAIFKNFGSIGPILLPMAIAGVGIIISLIGTMFVSIKDNNAKESQVMGALNKGNWFSIALVAISCYVLVNYMLPETMKMNFFETGGNVSKNISSMRVFYATLVGLFVGGIISAVTEYYTGLGKKPILNIVQKSATGAGTNIIAGLATGMISTFPTVILFAAAIWSSYALAGFYGVAMAASAMMATTAMQLAIDAFGPIADNAGGIAEMSEQDPIVRERTDILDSVGNTTAATGKGFAIASAALTSLALFAAYVTFTGIDGINIFKAPVLAMLFIGGMVPVVFSALAMNAVGKAAMEMVYEVRRQFIEIPGIMEGTGKPEYDKCVAISTKASLREMMLPGLLTIGFPLVIAFLPMLFGMDNLMIAEMLGGYMAGVTVSGVLWAIFQNNAGGAWDNAKKSFEAGVMINGEMTHKGSAAHEAAITGDTVGDPFKDTSGPSMNILIKLTCLIGLVIAPILGGHSDAKAHSEEIKKEVKLDIKKTTGELSMTTSKTAKIVTTKGIQKTEITVPEIVKKSEEAGKVTSVNIIKKEKEVTLK comes from the coding sequence ATGGAATCAATGATGATTTATATGCCAATAGCAATGGCTATTATTGGATTAATCTACATGTGGATTAAACAAAACTGGGTAATGAAGCAAGATGCCGGAGATGGCAAAATGAAAGAAATATCCGATTACATCCATGAAGGAGCACTTGCTTTCTTAAATGCAGAATATAAGTTACTTGCTATTTTTGTAGTTATTGTAAGTATAGCCTTAACAGCAGTTTCGTTTATGGTGCCTACAACACATATTTTAATTGTTGTATCCTTTATTTTTGGAGCATTTTTTTCTGCTTTTGCAGGAAATATAGGAATGAGAATTGCCACCAAAACAAATGTAAGAACTACACAAGCGGCAAAAACTAGTTTGCCAAATGCTTTAAAAATATCTTTTGGAGGTGGTACCGTTATGGGGCTTGGTGTAGCCAGTTTAGCTGTATTAGGATTAACCGTTTTTTTTATCATTTTCTACAATTACTTTATGGGTGGCGCAGAAGAAACTTTTTCTGTAGATAAAATGACAATTGTTTTAGAAACATTAGCTGGTTTTTCATTGGGTGCAGAATCTATTGCCTTATTTGCAAGAGTTGGTGGTGGTATTTATACCAAAGCAGCAGATGTTGGTGCAGATTTAGTTGGTAAGGTAGAAGCTGGTATTCCAGAAGATGACCCGAGGAATCCTGCTACAATTGCAGATAATGTTGGTGATAATGTTGGTGATGTTGCTGGAATGGGTGCCGATTTATTTGGTTCATATGTAGCAACTGTTTTAGCTGCAATGGTTTTAGGAAACTATATTATTGAAGTAAACGACATTGCTATATTTAAGAATTTTGGTTCTATTGGTCCTATATTATTGCCTATGGCAATAGCTGGTGTTGGAATTATTATTTCTTTAATAGGCACCATGTTCGTTAGCATTAAAGATAATAACGCTAAAGAATCTCAAGTAATGGGAGCTTTAAATAAAGGAAATTGGTTTTCAATTGCCTTAGTTGCCATTTCTTGTTACGTTTTGGTAAACTATATGTTGCCAGAAACAATGAAAATGAATTTCTTTGAAACAGGAGGAAATGTATCTAAAAATATATCTTCAATGCGTGTTTTTTATGCAACTTTAGTCGGTTTATTTGTTGGAGGTATTATATCTGCAGTAACAGAATATTATACAGGTTTAGGTAAAAAACCAATTTTAAATATTGTTCAAAAATCTGCAACTGGAGCTGGTACAAATATTATTGCTGGTTTAGCAACAGGAATGATTTCTACTTTTCCTACAGTAATATTATTCGCAGCGGCAATTTGGTCTTCTTATGCATTAGCAGGGTTTTATGGTGTTGCAATGGCAGCATCTGCAATGATGGCAACTACAGCTATGCAATTAGCTATTGATGCTTTTGGACCAATAGCAGATAATGCTGGTGGTATTGCAGAAATGAGCGAACAAGACCCTATCGTAAGAGAACGTACAGATATATTAGATTCTGTAGGTAATACAACAGCAGCAACTGGTAAAGGCTTTGCTATAGCTTCTGCCGCATTAACGTCATTGGCTTTATTTGCTGCCTATGTAACTTTTACAGGAATAGACGGAATTAATATTTTTAAAGCACCCGTTTTAGCCATGTTGTTTATTGGTGGAATGGTACCTGTAGTATTCTCTGCTTTAGCAATGAATGCTGTAGGTAAAGCTGCAATGGAAATGGTTTATGAAGTAAGAAGACAATTTATTGAAATTCCAGGAATTATGGAGGGTACAGGAAAGCCAGAATATGATAAATGTGTTGCTATTTCTACAAAAGCTTCTCTAAGAGAAATGATGTTGCCAGGTTTATTAACAATTGGTTTTCCTTTAGTTATTGCATTTCTACCTATGCTATTTGGCATGGATAATTTAATGATAGCAGAGATGTTAGGTGGTTATATGGCTGGTGTAACAGTAAGTGGTGTTTTATGGGCCATATTTCAGAATAATGCTGGTGGAGCTTGGGACAATGCTAAAAAGTCTTTTGAAGCTGGAGTGATGATTAATGGAGAGATGACTCATAAAGGTTCTGCTGCTCATGAGGCTGCAATTACCGGCGATACAGTTGGTGATCCCTTTAAAGATACTTCTGGGCCATCTATGAATATATTAATTAAACTTACTTGCTTAATTGGTTTAGTAATTGCCCCTATTTTAGGAGGACATTCTGATGCAAAAGCTCATAGTGAAGAAATTAAAAAAGAAGTTAAGCTTGATATTAAAAAAACTACTGGAGAATTGTCAATGACTACAAGTAAAACGGCTAAAATTGTTACTACTAAAGGCATTCAAAAAACAGAAATAACTGTTCCTGAAATTGTAAAGAAATCAGAAGAAGCAGGAAAAGTAACATCTGTAAATATCATAAAAAAAGAAAAAGAGGTTACTCTTAAATAA
- a CDS encoding inorganic diphosphatase produces the protein MSKEPKNPITFDVLIEIPKGSRNKYEYDFTLHKIRFDRMLFSSMMYPGDYGFIPETLALDSDPLDVLVLGHQPTYPMVVMEVRPIGVFYMTDEKGPDEKIICVPVSDPIWSNKEDIADLNPHRLKEIEHFFQVYKDLEKKKVDTGGWGDATAAIKIYDECVKRYDDSEHKKKRTFTI, from the coding sequence ATGAGTAAAGAACCAAAAAACCCAATAACTTTTGATGTACTTATAGAAATACCAAAAGGAAGTAGAAATAAATACGAATACGATTTTACATTACATAAAATTAGATTTGATAGAATGTTATTTTCTTCTATGATGTACCCAGGTGATTATGGATTTATTCCAGAAACTTTGGCTCTAGATTCAGATCCTCTAGACGTTTTAGTTTTAGGACATCAACCAACCTACCCAATGGTTGTTATGGAAGTTAGACCTATTGGAGTTTTTTATATGACGGATGAAAAAGGTCCTGATGAAAAAATAATTTGTGTACCTGTTTCTGATCCTATTTGGAGTAACAAAGAAGATATTGCAGATTTAAATCCTCACAGATTAAAAGAAATAGAGCATTTCTTTCAAGTTTATAAAGACTTAGAAAAGAAAAAAGTTGATACTGGTGGTTGGGGAGATGCTACTGCAGCAATTAAAATTTATGATGAATGTGTTAAACGTTATGATGATAGCGAACACAAGAAAAAAAGAACATTTACTATCTAA
- a CDS encoding DUF5686 family protein, translating into MKIKFALIYTLLFSISLLAQTKVKGIITDADNTPLPYCSIQFKGSIEGTTSDENGGFYFESKETWKEIEVSFIGYKTQIVPLEHRISYNLKIILEEETDALDEIIIATGKQPKKNNPAIDILRKIWAQKRKNGLSHFNQYSYKKYQKVEFDLNTIDEKLKGKKIFKGLEFVFKDIDTSSITGKTFLPVFLNENLTQVYGDNTVNKEKEVLIANQNSGFSKDQQLIDYVDDLYAEYDIYDNYLKIFDKSFVSPLSKTGINNYNYVLADSSYIGKKWCYNIIYYPRRQNELTFKGNFWVNDSTFAVKEINLQVVKNANINWVKDVYIEQEFELLNDSIFVLKRDYLLSDFALSKKDKSRGVYGKKTTIYKDYVFNKPLKDENFYDKKVFTPNNDSIYSKSREFWDNNRLEELNKNEKGIYKLIDTLKTVKKFKNINKAVQTMYSGYFEIESLNIDYGPIFSTFGYNDVEGLRVRVGARTYKSSNDLFRLEAYTAYGLKDKNLKYGFQAKWLVNEKNRFVITGGKKNDIEQIGATLTANTDVLGRSDGSSSLISTGTNDKLTNINITTLTGEIEPTPNLILKLSANYKTLNSASDSFSLDYNDVTAPSGISSNIRQLETVFSLGYYPKRKMSGFGVQREAANTNYTQYFTQITRGTKDIFGSDFDYTKVQVSLFKLWKIGGLGRLKTSLEMGQTFGEVPLGLLSVAPGNQTYFMFNNTFNLLNFYEFVTDRYASFHLEHNFNGRIFSRIPLLKKTKLRTVIGFKTFLGDISDKNVALNTTPNSFQIPLTAPSQEPYYEYSVGVANIFKVLRVDFNFRGNYFDNSEARKFGVTAGLLFNF; encoded by the coding sequence ATGAAAATAAAATTCGCTTTAATTTATACTCTATTATTTTCTATCTCTTTATTAGCACAAACAAAGGTAAAGGGAATTATAACAGATGCAGACAACACACCTCTTCCCTATTGCAGTATACAATTTAAGGGCTCCATAGAAGGAACCACGAGTGATGAAAATGGTGGTTTTTATTTTGAATCTAAAGAAACCTGGAAAGAAATAGAAGTTTCTTTTATTGGTTATAAAACACAAATAGTACCTTTAGAACACAGAATTAGCTACAACTTAAAAATTATACTTGAAGAAGAAACAGATGCTTTAGATGAAATTATAATAGCAACAGGCAAACAACCCAAAAAAAACAATCCTGCAATAGATATTCTTAGAAAAATTTGGGCTCAAAAACGTAAAAATGGTTTAAGTCATTTTAATCAATATAGTTATAAGAAATATCAAAAAGTAGAATTTGATTTAAATACTATTGATGAAAAATTAAAAGGAAAAAAAATATTTAAAGGATTAGAATTTGTTTTTAAAGATATAGATACCTCTAGCATAACTGGAAAAACTTTTTTACCTGTTTTTTTAAACGAAAATCTTACGCAAGTATATGGAGACAATACTGTAAATAAAGAAAAAGAAGTTTTAATTGCAAACCAAAACTCTGGTTTTAGTAAAGACCAACAACTTATCGATTATGTAGATGATTTATATGCTGAATATGATATTTATGACAATTATTTAAAAATATTCGATAAAAGCTTTGTGAGCCCATTGTCTAAAACAGGAATCAATAATTATAATTATGTTTTGGCAGATAGCTCTTATATAGGTAAAAAATGGTGCTATAATATTATTTACTATCCTAGAAGACAAAATGAACTTACTTTTAAAGGTAATTTCTGGGTAAATGATTCCACATTTGCTGTAAAAGAAATTAATTTACAAGTCGTAAAAAATGCCAATATAAACTGGGTAAAAGATGTGTATATAGAACAAGAGTTTGAATTGTTAAACGATTCTATTTTTGTCTTAAAAAGAGACTATTTATTATCTGATTTTGCACTTAGTAAAAAAGATAAATCGAGAGGAGTTTATGGTAAAAAAACTACCATTTATAAAGATTATGTTTTCAATAAACCATTAAAAGATGAAAACTTTTATGATAAAAAAGTTTTTACCCCAAACAACGATTCCATATATAGTAAATCTAGAGAGTTTTGGGACAATAATAGATTAGAAGAACTCAATAAAAACGAAAAAGGAATCTATAAATTAATAGATACTTTAAAAACGGTTAAAAAATTTAAAAACATCAACAAAGCTGTTCAGACCATGTATTCTGGATATTTTGAAATAGAATCTTTAAACATAGATTATGGCCCTATTTTTTCTACTTTTGGTTATAATGACGTAGAAGGATTGCGTGTAAGGGTTGGTGCTAGAACTTATAAATCTTCAAATGATTTATTTAGACTAGAAGCCTATACTGCTTATGGTTTAAAAGATAAGAATTTAAAATATGGATTTCAAGCAAAATGGCTTGTAAATGAAAAAAATAGATTTGTAATTACAGGTGGTAAGAAAAATGATATTGAACAAATTGGAGCTACTTTAACCGCAAATACAGATGTTTTAGGCAGAAGTGACGGTTCTTCATCATTAATTAGCACTGGTACAAATGACAAACTAACAAATATTAATATTACTACACTTACAGGAGAAATAGAACCAACTCCAAATTTAATATTAAAGCTTTCTGCAAATTACAAAACACTAAATTCAGCTTCAGATAGTTTTAGTTTAGATTATAATGATGTTACCGCTCCATCTGGAATTTCATCTAACATAAGACAATTAGAAACTGTTTTTTCTTTGGGCTATTATCCTAAAAGAAAAATGTCTGGTTTTGGAGTACAGAGAGAAGCTGCAAACACTAATTACACACAATATTTCACCCAAATAACAAGAGGAACTAAAGATATTTTTGGTAGTGATTTTGATTATACTAAAGTGCAAGTTTCCTTATTTAAATTATGGAAAATTGGTGGCCTCGGAAGGTTAAAAACTTCTTTAGAAATGGGACAAACTTTTGGCGAAGTTCCTTTAGGCTTATTAAGTGTTGCTCCAGGAAATCAAACTTATTTTATGTTTAACAATACCTTTAACCTACTAAATTTCTACGAATTTGTAACAGATAGATATGCTTCCTTTCATTTAGAACATAATTTTAATGGTAGAATTTTTTCTAGAATTCCACTATTAAAAAAGACTAAGTTAAGAACAGTAATAGGTTTTAAAACATTTTTAGGAGATATCTCTGACAAAAACGTTGCATTAAACACAACTCCTAATAGTTTTCAGATACCCTTAACAGCTCCTTCTCAAGAACCTTATTATGAATACAGTGTTGGAGTTGCTAATATTTTTAAGGTATTACGAGTAGATTTTAACTTTAGAGGAAACTACTTTGATAATTCTGAAGCAAGAAAATTTGGAGTAACAGCAGGATTGCTATTTAATTTTTAA
- a CDS encoding pyruvate dehydrogenase complex E1 component subunit beta — MKTVQFREAICEAMSEEMRRDESIYLMGEEVAEYNGAYKASKGMLDEFGAKRVIDTPIAELGFAGVAVGSAMNGLRPIVEYMTFNFSLVGIDQIINNAAKIRQMSGGQFNCPIVFRGPTGSAGQLGATHSQAFENWFANTPGLKVIVPSNPYDAKGLLKAAIRDDDPVIFMESEQMYGDKMEIPEGEYIIPIGVADIKRAGTDVTIVSFGKIIKEAYKAADELAKENISCEIIDLRTVRPMDHAAILTSVKKTNRLVILEESWPFASISTEITYRVQEEAFDYLDAPIKRITTADTPAPYSPVLFEKWIPNYKDVIKAVKEVMYKK; from the coding sequence ATGAAAACAGTTCAATTCAGAGAGGCAATTTGTGAAGCCATGAGTGAAGAAATGCGCAGAGATGAAAGCATTTATTTAATGGGTGAAGAAGTTGCAGAATATAATGGTGCCTACAAGGCATCTAAAGGTATGTTAGATGAGTTTGGTGCTAAACGTGTTATAGACACACCTATAGCTGAGCTTGGTTTTGCTGGGGTTGCAGTTGGTTCTGCAATGAATGGTCTTAGACCAATTGTAGAGTATATGACTTTTAACTTCTCTTTGGTTGGTATTGATCAAATTATAAATAATGCTGCAAAAATTAGACAAATGTCTGGTGGACAGTTTAATTGCCCAATTGTTTTTAGAGGACCTACAGGTTCTGCTGGTCAATTAGGTGCAACTCACTCACAAGCATTTGAAAACTGGTTTGCAAACACACCAGGTTTAAAGGTTATTGTACCTTCTAATCCTTATGATGCAAAAGGTTTATTAAAAGCAGCTATTAGAGATGACGATCCGGTTATTTTTATGGAGTCTGAACAAATGTATGGTGATAAAATGGAAATCCCAGAAGGAGAATACATTATCCCTATTGGAGTTGCAGACATTAAAAGAGCAGGAACAGATGTAACTATCGTTTCTTTTGGTAAAATTATTAAAGAAGCTTATAAAGCTGCTGATGAATTAGCTAAAGAAAATATTTCTTGTGAAATTATTGATTTAAGAACAGTACGCCCAATGGATCATGCTGCTATTTTAACTTCAGTAAAAAAGACAAACAGATTAGTTATTTTAGAAGAATCTTGGCCATTTGCTAGTATTTCTACAGAAATAACTTACAGAGTACAAGAAGAAGCATTTGATTATTTAGATGCTCCTATTAAAAGAATTACTACTGCAGATACTCCTGCTCCTTATTCTCCTGTATTATTTGAGAAATGGATACCAAATTATAAAGACGTTATAAAAGCGGTAAAAGAAGTAATGTATAAAAAATAA
- a CDS encoding phosphoethanolamine transferase gives MEKIKVYKKEIQFHLLLNIFVALFITIACYVHVPFGTVKAFFIYVIHFLLLQFSVFGFIYILSLFKRVFILLFPILFLICACLSFWVYTQDISIDFGMIQAISETNLDIAVDVFSWLFLIYILLAMLAVFIILKTYTKLKKNTIKSPLFVLSILGIITFFMVENYRFGALKRRLPYSAFFSVKQYLAKADLILEDVDKHIVSTQDDLHIVFVLGESVRADHLSLNGYHRKTTPLLEHQKNIISYKNIYTPLTYTAISVPQILTDKSIIDTLNTATSLYNVLNKAAFKTTWIGNQSLEKSYKDIVNTNDKIQIIDKFHSVLSFKKEKDLEILNNIDLTKNFKGNKITTLHMIGSHWYYNSRFDENSTVYKPIVTSKYVGSSSKTALINSYDNTILYLDSFLNKIIEDLKKSSKNTILIYLSDHGEILGEDGKWFHPQKHKASENPAMLVWYSENFKQKNPKKVENLNLNKNNSISTDFLFYSILDLSEIKGFEYPKESSIFHFQ, from the coding sequence ATGGAAAAAATAAAAGTTTATAAAAAAGAAATTCAGTTTCATTTACTACTAAATATCTTTGTAGCTCTATTTATAACTATTGCCTGTTATGTTCATGTACCTTTTGGTACTGTAAAAGCATTTTTTATCTACGTAATACATTTTCTGTTACTTCAGTTTTCTGTATTTGGTTTTATATATATTTTAAGTTTATTTAAAAGAGTATTTATCCTACTTTTTCCTATTCTATTTTTAATATGTGCTTGTTTATCATTTTGGGTGTACACTCAAGATATTAGTATAGATTTTGGCATGATTCAAGCCATTTCTGAAACCAATTTAGATATTGCAGTAGATGTATTTAGTTGGCTATTTTTAATATATATACTGCTTGCTATGCTTGCTGTATTTATCATTTTAAAAACATATACAAAACTTAAAAAGAATACTATAAAATCGCCTTTATTTGTTTTATCGATACTTGGAATAATTACATTTTTTATGGTTGAAAATTATCGTTTTGGCGCTCTTAAACGAAGATTACCGTACTCTGCATTTTTTAGTGTGAAACAATATTTAGCAAAAGCAGATTTAATTTTAGAAGATGTAGATAAACATATTGTAAGTACACAAGACGACTTACATATTGTTTTTGTTCTTGGAGAATCGGTAAGAGCAGATCATCTTTCTTTAAATGGATATCACCGGAAAACAACTCCTTTATTAGAGCATCAGAAAAATATAATTAGTTACAAAAATATCTATACTCCATTAACGTACACCGCTATTAGCGTACCACAAATTCTAACAGATAAGTCTATTATAGACACTTTAAACACCGCAACTAGTTTGTATAATGTACTTAACAAAGCAGCTTTTAAAACAACATGGATTGGAAATCAATCATTAGAAAAAAGCTACAAAGACATTGTGAACACCAATGATAAAATACAAATTATAGATAAATTCCATTCCGTTTTAAGCTTTAAAAAAGAAAAAGATTTAGAAATATTAAATAACATAGATCTTACTAAAAATTTTAAAGGAAATAAAATAACAACCCTTCATATGATAGGGAGTCATTGGTACTACAATAGTAGATTCGATGAAAATTCTACCGTATACAAACCAATAGTAACCAGTAAATATGTAGGATCTTCCTCTAAAACAGCACTTATAAATTCTTACGATAATACCATTTTGTATTTAGATTCTTTTTTAAATAAAATTATAGAAGATTTAAAAAAATCTTCTAAGAATACCATATTAATATACCTTTCAGACCATGGAGAAATTTTAGGTGAAGACGGTAAATGGTTTCATCCTCAAAAACATAAAGCCTCAGAAAATCCTGCAATGTTGGTTTGGTATTCTGAAAATTTTAAACAAAAAAATCCTAAAAAAGTAGAAAATCTTAATTTGAACAAAAACAATTCAATCTCCACAGATTTCCTCTTCTACAGCATCCTAGATTTGTCTGAAATAAAAGGATTTGAATACCCTAAAGAATCCAGTATATTTCATTTTCAATAG
- a CDS encoding electron transfer flavoprotein subunit beta/FixA family protein → MKILVCISHVPDTTSKINFTENDTKFDTNGVQFVINPYDEFCLTRAMWFKEKQGASVTIVNVGGPETEPTLRKALAIGADNAIRVNVNPTDGFQVAKELAAVVKNGEYDLVLAGKESADYNGQMVPGMLATLTDFNFINGCVGIEVDGTTVTATREIDGGNETLSTSLPLVIGGQKGVVEEKDLRIPNMRGIMMARKKPLEVVEPVSNEASTSIKSFEKLPAKGAVKLVDADNVDELISLLHNEAKVI, encoded by the coding sequence ATGAAAATATTGGTTTGTATTAGTCATGTTCCAGATACCACATCTAAGATTAATTTTACAGAAAACGATACGAAATTTGATACAAATGGAGTACAGTTTGTTATTAATCCTTACGATGAATTTTGTTTAACAAGAGCCATGTGGTTTAAAGAAAAACAAGGTGCTTCTGTAACAATTGTAAATGTTGGTGGCCCAGAAACAGAACCTACATTGCGTAAAGCTTTAGCAATAGGAGCCGATAATGCAATACGTGTAAATGTAAACCCAACAGACGGATTTCAAGTAGCAAAAGAATTAGCAGCAGTTGTAAAAAATGGCGAATATGATTTAGTATTGGCAGGAAAAGAATCTGCAGATTATAACGGTCAAATGGTTCCCGGAATGTTAGCGACGTTAACAGATTTTAATTTTATAAATGGTTGTGTTGGTATAGAGGTAGACGGAACAACTGTTACTGCAACTAGAGAAATAGATGGAGGAAATGAAACTTTATCAACAAGTTTGCCTTTAGTAATTGGTGGACAAAAAGGAGTGGTAGAAGAAAAAGATTTACGCATACCAAATATGCGTGGAATTATGATGGCACGTAAAAAACCATTAGAAGTGGTAGAGCCCGTTAGTAATGAAGCGTCAACAAGTATTAAATCTTTTGAAAAACTACCAGCAAAAGGAGCAGTAAAATTAGTAGATGCAGATAATGTAGATGAGTTAATTAGCTTGTTACATAACGAAGCAAAAGTAATATAA